The Stenotrophomonas maltophilia sequence CCATCACCTCGCGCAGGTAGTCGTTCACCGCCCCCGAATCCACCGGCTGCGGTGCGCCGTCGTCATCGCGGTACTGGAACAGCGCCTGCCCCGGCAGCTGCTGCAGGCGGCGTACCAGCAGCCCCAGCCTGCGATCGCCCACGGTCACTTCCTGCAGCTGCCCGGACTTGCCGCGGAAGCGCATGCGCACCCGGCCGCCGCGCAGCAGTTCCAGATGGCGGTTGCGCAGTGTGGTCAGACCGAACGAACGGTTCTGCTGCGCATAGGTTTCATTGCCGACCCGCACCAGCGTGTCGGCCAGCAGCGCGACCACCATGGCCAGCACCTTCTCTTTCGGGAAGCCGGGCCGCTTGAGATCGCGCGACAACCGCCGCCGCAGTGCAGGCAGGGCCTCACCAAAGGCAATGATGCGGTCGAACTTGCCGGCGTCGCGCTCCTTGGCCCAGTCGGCGTGGTAGCGGTACTGCTTGCGTCCGCGCGCATCGCGGCCGGTCGCCTGCAGGTGGCCATTGGCATGGGCGCAGATCCACACCGCGGTGTAGGCCGGCGGAATCGCCAGCGCACGGATGCGTTGCAGAGTGGTGGCATCGCGCAGCGCGTGGCCATCGGCATCGCGGTAGCTGAAGCCCTTTCCAGCGCGGCGGCGGCTGATGCCGGGCTGGGTGTCATCGACATAGCGCAGGCCCGCAGCGCGCGCGGCCTGTTGTTCCGGAGTGGCGGGTGTTGGCATGTCCGCCAGTGTCACCGGTGCGGCGCAGCGATCCTGTCGATAACACAAGACAAACACGTGAGGGTCGGTTCGCCGCTATGCTCGGGCTTTCACAACCCCTTCCGGAGTCATGATGTCGTTTCCGATTCGCGCCCGTTCGCTCTCCGTCCTGTTGCTGCCGGCCGTGCTGGCCCTGACCGCCTGCCAGGCACCGGCGCTGGATGAACAGGATTCGGCCACGGCCCATGCCCAGCAGGCCGCCGAGGCCGCCAAGGCACCGGCCGACGACGCCGGCAAGGCCACCGAGGCACCGCCGGTCGGCACCTGCGATGCCAGCCAGGTGCAGAGCCTGGTCGGCCAGGCGTACACCGATGCCCTTGGCAAGCAGGCCCAGGAAGATGCCGGCGCCAGCCAGGTGCGCGTGCTCAAGCCCAATGATGTGGCCACGATGGAGTTCCTCGGCGACCGCCTGAACATCGAAGTGGACGACAAGGGCGCAGTCAGCGGCGCGCGCTGCGGCTGAGTCCGGCCCCGCGCCGGCACTGGGTTGCCGGCGCGTTCTGTTGCACCTGCAACCGTGTATTGCGGCGCTGCAGCAACCTGTGATCTAGTCGAGGCATCCGGTGGCCTCACGATGCGCTCCAGGGATTGGGCGGGCTTGAGTGTCCCCGTTCAATTCATCCCGCATCGAGGTAGAGATGGCCCCCCGCAACCGCCAAGGGCTTTACGACCCGCGCTCCGAGCGCGATGCCTGTGGATTTGGCATGGTCGCCCAGCTCGACGATCAACCATCACGCCTGTTGGTTGATACCGCCATCGCCGCGCTTTCGCGCATGACCCACCGTGGTGGCGTCGCCGCCGATGGCCTGACCGGTGATGGCTGCGGCCTGCTGCTGCGCCGCCCCGATGCGTTCCTGAAACTGCTGGCCAGCGAAGCCGACATCGCGGTCTCCGCGCGCTTCGCCGCCGGCCTGGTGTTCCTGCCGCACGGGGCCGACGCGGCGCAGGCCTGCCGCGCACAACTGCAGGCGCAGGTGGAAGCGGTGGGCTGCAAGGTTGCCGGCTGGCGCGAGGTACCGACCGACGACAGCGTCTGCGGCCAGCTGGCGCGCGATACCCTGCCGCGTATCGAACAGGTATTCGTCGATGCAGGCGTCGGCCAGGATGATGCCGGCTTCGCGCTGGCGCTGTTCCTGGCCCGTCGCCGCAGCGAACAGCAGCTGCGCGACCACGCCGACTTCTACGTCACCACCCTCACCCCGGATGCGATCAGCTACAAGGGCATGGTGCTGCCGGACAAGCTCAGCCGCTTCTTCCCGGACCTGCAACGCCGCGAACTGGCCTCCAGCGCCATCGTGTTCCATCAGCGCTTCTCCACCAACACGCTGCCGCGCTGGCCGCTGGCGCACCCGTTCCGCATGCTCGCCCACAACGGCGAGATCAACACCATCGAAGGCAACCGTCGCTGGGCGCAGGCGCGCAGCAAGGTGTGGAAGACGCCGCGCTTCGATATCGGTGAATTCGACCCGGTCATCTCCATGCACGGTTCGGATTCGCAGAGCCTGGACAACATGCTGGAGCTGATGGTCGCCGGTGGCATGGAGCTGATCCAGGCGCTGCGCATCCTGGTGCCGCCGGCTACGCAATCACTGGAATTCAAGGACCCGGACCTGGCGGCGTTCTACGAGTTCCACGGCCTGAACAGCGAGCCGTGGGATGGCCCGGCCGGCATCGTCGCCTGCGACAGCCGTTATGCGGTGTGTACGCTGGACCGCAACGGCCTGCGCCCGGCGCGCTGGATGCTGACCGCCGACCGCCACTTCCTGGTCGCCTCCGAAGCGGGCGTGTGGGAAGTGCCGACCGAGCGTGTGGTGCGCAAGGGCAAGCTGGGCCCGGGCGAGATGGTGGCCATCGACCTCAAGCGTGGCGACCTGCTCGACTCCGACGCGGTGGACCGCATCAACCGTGGCCGCGCACCGTACAAGCAGTGGCTGCAGCAGGGCGTGACCTACCTGCAGACCGAACTGATCGACCCGTCGCTGGTGGAAGAACCCTTCGACGAGGGCACCCTGCGCAGCTACCAGAAGCTGTACCAGCTCAGCAGCGAGGAAGTGGAGCAGGTGCTGCGGCCGCTGGCCGAGACCGAGCAGGAAGCCACCGGCTCGATGGGCGATGACACGCCGATGGCGGTGCTGAGCCAGCGCAGCCGCCCGCTGTACGACTATTTCCGCCAGGCGTTCGCGCAGGTCACCAACCCGCCCATCGACCCACTGCGCGAAGACTGCGCGATGTCCCTGTCCACCCAGCTCGGCAGGGAGACCAACATCTTCCATGCCGGCCCGGAGACGGTGAACCACGTCATCCTCAATTCGCCGGTGCTCAGCCAGCGCAAGCTGCGCCAGCTGCTGAAGATGGACCAGTACGTGCAGGCCAACCGCCTGCTCGACCTGTCCTACAGTGAGGACGAGGGCCTGCGTGCCGGCATCGAGCGCATCTGTGCCGAGGCCGAACAGGCCGCGCGCGAGGGCATGGTGATGCTGCTGCTGTCCGACCGCTACCCGGTGGCCGGGCGGCCGATGGTGCATGCCCTGCTGGCCACCAGCGCCATCCACCACCACCTCTCCCACCTGGGCCTGCGCTGCGACGTCAACCTGATCGTCGAGACCGGCACCGCGCGCGATCCGCACCACATGGCCTGCCTGCTCGGCTTCGGCGCCACTGCGGTGTACCCGTACCTGGCCTACCAGACCCTGTTCGACCTGGGCCGCCGTGGCATCCTCAAGCTCAGCAAGGGTGGCGAGCAGTCGCAGATCGGCCGCCGCTACCGCAAGGGCGTCTACAAGGGCCTGTCGAAGATCATCTCGAAGATGGGCATCTGTACCGTGGCCAGCTACCGCGGTGCGCAGCTGTTCGAGATCATCGGCCTGGAACCGGAAGTGGTCGATCTGTGCTTCCCGGATACCGCCTCGCGCATCGGTGGCGCCGGCTTCGCGCGTCTGGATGCCGACGCACGCGAACTGTGCGCGCAGGCGTGGGACGCGCAGCAGGACGTGGATGTCGGCGGCCTGCTGAAGTACGTGCACGGCGGCGAATACCACATGTACAACCCGGACGTGGTGACCACCCTGCAGCGCGCGGCGCGCAGTGGTGACCCGCGTGCGTGGCAGCAGTACTGCGATGCCGTGCATGCACGGCCGCCGTCGGCACTGCGCGACCTGCTGGAGCTGGTACCGGCCGCCATGCCGGTACCGCTGGACGAGGTGGCCCCGGCCAGCGAACTGTTCCCGCGCTTCGATACCGCCGCCATCAGCCTCGGCGCACTGTCGCCGGAAGCGCATGAAGCGCTGGCCATCGCGATGAACCGCCTCGGCGGCCGCAGCAATTCCGGCGAAGGCGGCGAAGACCCGGCACGCTATGGCACCGCAAAGCGCAGCAAGATCAAGCAGGTGGCGTCGGGCCGCTTCGGCGTCACCGCCGAATATCTGGTCAATGCCGAGGTGCTGCAGATCAAGGTCGCGCAGGGCGCCAAGCCCGGCGAAGGCGGCCAGCTGCCCGGGCACAAGGTCAACGAGCTGATCGCGCGGCTGCGCTATGCCAAGCCGGGCATCGGCCTGATCTCGCCACCACCGCACCACGACATCTATTCGATCGAGGACCTGGCCCAGCTGATCTACGACCTCAAGCAGGTCAACCCGACCGCGCTGGTGTCGGTGAAGCCGGTCAGCCATGCCGGCGTCGGCACGATTGCCGCCGGCGTGGTCAAGGCCGGTGCGGACCTGATCACCATTTCCGGCCATGACGGCGGTACCGGCGCCTCGCCGGTCAGCTCGATCCGCTATGCCGGCGTGCCGTGGGAACTGGGCGTGGCCGAAGCGCACCAGGCACTGCTGGCCAACGACCTGCGCGGGCGCACCCTGCTGCAGACCGATGGCGGCCTGAAGACCGGCCTGGACGTGGTCAAGGCGGCGCTGCTGGGCGCGGACAGCTTCGGCTTCGGCACCGCGCCGATGATCGTGCTGGGCTGCAAGTACCTGCGCATCTGCCACCTCAACAACTGCGCCACCGGCGTGGCCACCCAGGACGAGCGCCTGCGCGAGAACCACTTCACCGGCCAGCCCGAGCGCGTGGAGAACTTCTTCCGCCTGCTGGCCGAGGAAGTGCGTGGCTGGCTGTCCTACCTGGGCGCACGTTCGCTGGAAGAAATCGTCGGCCGCACCGACCTGCTGCGGCAGATCGAAGCCGCGCCGCGCGACGGCGTGCGCGTGGACCTGTCGCGCCTGCTGGCCGACAGCCGCTACGAGGGCAGCCACTGCGCGGCGCAGCGCCTGTACGAATCGCCGGACAGCCTGGCCACGCAGATGGACGGCCTGCTGGCCGCAGCCATCGAGCACAAGCAGGGCGGCGAACACCGCTTCCTGATCCACAACACCGACCGCAGCATCGGCACCCGCCTGGCCGGTGCCGTGGCACGTGCACACGGCAACCAGGGCATGGCCGAGGCGCCGCTGGAACTGCGCTTCCGCGGCAGCGCCGGGCAGAGCTTTGGTGCCTTCAACGTCGGCGGCCTGCACCTGGAAGTGGAAGGCGAAGCCAATGACTACGTCGGCAAGGGCATGGCCGGCGGCCGCCTGGTGGTGCGTCCGCCGCGTGGCGCGCGCTTCGAGGCCCGCAGCACCGCCATCATCGGCAACACCTGCCTGTACGGCGCCACCGGGGGCGAGCTGTTTGCCGCCGGCCGCGCGGGCGAGCGCTTCGCGGTGCGCAATTCCGGCGCGCTGGCGGTGGTGGAAGGTGCCGGCGATCACTGCTGCGAGTACATGACCGACGGCGTGGTGCTGGTGCTGGGCAAGGTCGGCCTGAACTTCGGCGCCGGCTTCACCGGTGGCCTGGCCTGCGTGCTGGACGTCGACCGCGACTTCGTCGACCGCTACAACCACGAGCTGATCGACATCCACCGCGTGTCGGCCGAGGGCTTCGAGAACTACCGCCAGCACCTGCACCGCCTGATCGGCCGCCATCGCGAGCTGACCGGCAGCATCTGGGCGCAACAGATTCTCGACGAGTTCCGCGACTACATCGGCAAGTTCTGGCTGGTCAAACCGAAGGCCGCCAGCATCGAGTCGCTGACCGAAACCCTGCGACGCGCTGCGTAACGGTAGTGCCGGCCGCTGGCCGGCATCCCAGGATCACGTAGTGCCGGCCGCTGGCCGGCAACCGCAAAACACCACAGAGCCCGCCATGAGCCGCAAGCACGCTTTCCAGTTCCTCGACCTGCCCCGCACCATGCCGCAGCGCATTCCGGTCGAACTGCGCACCTCCGGCGACTGGGGTGAGCTGTACGGAAAATTCGGCAAGGAAGACGCGCAGTACCAGGCCGGCCGCTGCCTGGACTGCGGCAACCCCTACTGCAGCTGGAAGTGCCCGGTGCACAACGCCATTCCGCAGTGGCTGCAGCTGGTGCAGGAGAACCGCATCCACGAGGCGGCCACGCTGTGCCACAGCACCAACCCGCTGCCGGAAGTGTGCGGCCGGGTCTGCCCGCAGGACCGGCTGTGCGAAGGCAGCTGCACGCTGGAGGAATTCGGCGCGGTCACCATCGGCGCGG is a genomic window containing:
- a CDS encoding DNA topoisomerase IB encodes the protein MPTPATPEQQAARAAGLRYVDDTQPGISRRRAGKGFSYRDADGHALRDATTLQRIRALAIPPAYTAVWICAHANGHLQATGRDARGRKQYRYHADWAKERDAGKFDRIIAFGEALPALRRRLSRDLKRPGFPKEKVLAMVVALLADTLVRVGNETYAQQNRSFGLTTLRNRHLELLRGGRVRMRFRGKSGQLQEVTVGDRRLGLLVRRLQQLPGQALFQYRDDDGAPQPVDSGAVNDYLREVMGEDFTAKDFRTWGGTVAAVQAFAATELPEPASQRALAQAQRAVVCEVAALLGNTPAVCRKAYIDPCVFAGWERGELAKLAGLRGPRQWEQATLRVLRRARRLSRSRSR
- the gltB gene encoding glutamate synthase large subunit, whose amino-acid sequence is MAPRNRQGLYDPRSERDACGFGMVAQLDDQPSRLLVDTAIAALSRMTHRGGVAADGLTGDGCGLLLRRPDAFLKLLASEADIAVSARFAAGLVFLPHGADAAQACRAQLQAQVEAVGCKVAGWREVPTDDSVCGQLARDTLPRIEQVFVDAGVGQDDAGFALALFLARRRSEQQLRDHADFYVTTLTPDAISYKGMVLPDKLSRFFPDLQRRELASSAIVFHQRFSTNTLPRWPLAHPFRMLAHNGEINTIEGNRRWAQARSKVWKTPRFDIGEFDPVISMHGSDSQSLDNMLELMVAGGMELIQALRILVPPATQSLEFKDPDLAAFYEFHGLNSEPWDGPAGIVACDSRYAVCTLDRNGLRPARWMLTADRHFLVASEAGVWEVPTERVVRKGKLGPGEMVAIDLKRGDLLDSDAVDRINRGRAPYKQWLQQGVTYLQTELIDPSLVEEPFDEGTLRSYQKLYQLSSEEVEQVLRPLAETEQEATGSMGDDTPMAVLSQRSRPLYDYFRQAFAQVTNPPIDPLREDCAMSLSTQLGRETNIFHAGPETVNHVILNSPVLSQRKLRQLLKMDQYVQANRLLDLSYSEDEGLRAGIERICAEAEQAAREGMVMLLLSDRYPVAGRPMVHALLATSAIHHHLSHLGLRCDVNLIVETGTARDPHHMACLLGFGATAVYPYLAYQTLFDLGRRGILKLSKGGEQSQIGRRYRKGVYKGLSKIISKMGICTVASYRGAQLFEIIGLEPEVVDLCFPDTASRIGGAGFARLDADARELCAQAWDAQQDVDVGGLLKYVHGGEYHMYNPDVVTTLQRAARSGDPRAWQQYCDAVHARPPSALRDLLELVPAAMPVPLDEVAPASELFPRFDTAAISLGALSPEAHEALAIAMNRLGGRSNSGEGGEDPARYGTAKRSKIKQVASGRFGVTAEYLVNAEVLQIKVAQGAKPGEGGQLPGHKVNELIARLRYAKPGIGLISPPPHHDIYSIEDLAQLIYDLKQVNPTALVSVKPVSHAGVGTIAAGVVKAGADLITISGHDGGTGASPVSSIRYAGVPWELGVAEAHQALLANDLRGRTLLQTDGGLKTGLDVVKAALLGADSFGFGTAPMIVLGCKYLRICHLNNCATGVATQDERLRENHFTGQPERVENFFRLLAEEVRGWLSYLGARSLEEIVGRTDLLRQIEAAPRDGVRVDLSRLLADSRYEGSHCAAQRLYESPDSLATQMDGLLAAAIEHKQGGEHRFLIHNTDRSIGTRLAGAVARAHGNQGMAEAPLELRFRGSAGQSFGAFNVGGLHLEVEGEANDYVGKGMAGGRLVVRPPRGARFEARSTAIIGNTCLYGATGGELFAAGRAGERFAVRNSGALAVVEGAGDHCCEYMTDGVVLVLGKVGLNFGAGFTGGLACVLDVDRDFVDRYNHELIDIHRVSAEGFENYRQHLHRLIGRHRELTGSIWAQQILDEFRDYIGKFWLVKPKAASIESLTETLRRAA
- a CDS encoding I78 family peptidase inhibitor — protein: MSFPIRARSLSVLLLPAVLALTACQAPALDEQDSATAHAQQAAEAAKAPADDAGKATEAPPVGTCDASQVQSLVGQAYTDALGKQAQEDAGASQVRVLKPNDVATMEFLGDRLNIEVDDKGAVSGARCG